The Plasmodium knowlesi strain H genome assembly, chromosome: 12 sequence CCAACccaacacacaaaaaagaggaacgggaaaaaaaaagaaaagtgaaaatgttgtggaaagggaggaattattaattcatccatatatatgtatgtatgcacaatTCTAATTGTACAGTGGcatatataaattattttgcaaattttttttttgtccattcaTTGTAGGAGAAGTTGCGGAAGAATTTAGAGGATGAATTTGATGAATTGGGCAAATGGTTGGAGGCGCAGGAGTCCTGGGAAATTGGGCGTATGTGCGATGAGGATGGAACGTTCTCGCGCGTGGATAAGGAGAGACTGCAGGGGAAGAAGAGCGGCAAGGTTCAGACAATGTGGAGTGCCTACCTGCCAGTAATATGTAACGGGATAGCTGAGATAAGATATTTCATGGCTGGCGTAAAAACCCAGAGGACGGGGGCAAATGCGGATTCGGATATTACACCAAAGATTGAACACCTCACCGATGATAATGCTTATGCACGTTGTATTGTAGGTATGTTAGCTCTATCCGAAATTTATGGGGATCATTGTCATTTGGACAAAGTTATTCAGGACGTATCGTCTAAAGTGGAACGGAAGTTGCGGGAGACGCACAAGGGTGCATCTGAGAACTTGGATAAATGCAAAGAAATTACTGACACCGCCTTAATGTTCGGTAGAGCTCTTCTCCAAGATAAAATCAGACGTTGGAGGGATGAATATAGGACGAAGGGGGGGAGTGGCAGTCAATGGAGGTTACAGAAACTATGGGTCAAGAGGAATGTGCGCTGTAAGGCCGGAAACTCAGAGCCACAGAGGAGGAAGATATATTTGGAGCAGAATAAGAGCGAATTAACAAAATTCCTGAATCTGAACGACGACGCCAAGGATGGTACCGGAATGCCCGCCATAGCAGATATACTAGCAGACAGTGATGGAAAGTACAACTTACCCGACGGCAAATTAAATACCATACTTGCACCACTAGTTAATAATGCAGGAACCGGCCAATCTTCAAATGTGGACGACCTTATAAAGTCGGCAATAGAGGATATAAAAATAGCAACTGACGTACAATTAGGTAAGAATAATGGGAGGAGTATGAAAGCAGTTCACCACAGTTCTCGATGAGGGAAAGATAGGgggagaagggaaagaacacttcctctttctattccttttcctttttacttttcctttttccttttcctttttccttttccttttcctttccccccttctaaTAACTTGTCTTCCTTCCTAACCTCACTTTCCATTCATGTTCTtcccattccttccccttataTTCCTACTTCCTACAGGCAAGCCGTGTGATGACAGTGACTTTTGCGCACGTCTGAAAtgtgtaaaggaaaaatgggagaagaaCAACCAGATAGTCCAAGCTGGGGCGGTTCAATCGGGGGTAacggaaatatatataatgtctATTGTTGTCATAGGCACATATCAGTTTCATATTGTATGTGTGTCCTCTCATATTATATTCACTCTCATATGGGGGAGGGgagggaaatatatatttgtatgtatatatatatatatatatatatatatatatatatatatatatatatatatatatatatatgtatgtatgtatatacttaccATTTCTTATGCAGCAGAATTTTTGGGACATCTATGTCAAGGGGAAAGTTGGAGAACTCTTCATTGATACGACTACTAGTAACGGTGGCACCGTAGGTGCCAATTGCGACACCACTGCAGGCTTAGATACTGCAAATAAAGAAGCATGCAAACACATTACAGCATTGTTGAATAAGATGTACAAAACAACAAATGGCCCTAACAAATATTCTGACCAAATAATACAATGTCTTTTATTAAAAgcatatgcaaaaaaattaaaagaagaagccaAGAGCAAAGGGTATTGTGATATAGGAAGTGGTTTGCAGAAAGCTTTCAATGAAAGTAGTGCCATTATGAATACGTCAGGTGAATGTGGAAATGCTAATGCCAATAATTGTTTTGAATGTAGTTGGAACGATAATGACGGACTTGATCAGTGCACCATTCGCAATGGCAACGGCGAAAATGACCAAGTGAAGAACAAAGTGGATCAATTGTTAGAAGACAACAACCAAACGAAGCAGGAACAAATACAGAAAACCGTGACTGAGAtgcataataaaaataacttcTGTGAACGCTTAAAATGTGTAACGGAACGATGGTGGAAGGACGAAGAAAATGGCGGGAAGAACGGTTCACCAGTTaactgggtaaggaaagaaccattatacatatacataaatgtacatatatgtatacatacgtatacatgtacacttacatatatgtatatacgtatgtgtatacatacatgtatacatatgtatatatgcatatgcatttatgcatatgcacatatatatatatatatatatatatatatatatatctattaCTCATAGGAACAAGTGTGGACCGAAGTCCAGAAGGACGTTGTCCAACCACTTGGCAGCGCCATGTATGACAGTCAGAACAGCAGTTTAGACAATCATTGCAGTACCCAGGACTACAATAACAAAGAAGTATGCCTCCTCTTCGGGGCAGGACTGAGGCATCTGTACAGAAATACAAAAGATAACGGCAACCCTGCCGAAGCATCGTTCAAACGAAccatgatgtgcgcagcattGAATGTCTATGCCGATCAGTTGATTGAAAAGTCGAATGATAAATGTCCTATTGGTGAGGacacaataaaaaaaatgtttactgTAGGGAATAACCAAAAAACTGAATGGTGTAAGACGGGgggtaataataatgattGCTTTGAATGTAAGAGGGAAGCAAAATTGAATTGCCCAATAAACAGTGATAAAGTGGAAACCAAATTGAAAGATATGTTTGACAAGGAAGAAACTGGACTGAAGAAATCTTTGGAcaatatatgtaagtaaaaCACCAACCATTCCATAGACGAATATACATTCCACTACCATTGCCACCATCAAACCATTCTACTATCATCACCAATTCCaccttcccctccttcctttccttttatttctttttattttttttccttcctttctttttattccttttcttttctcttcctccattGCTCgcttcctttcttcccattctCTTTTATCATCTTTCCATATAGGTGGTGGTCAATGTGAAGACACAGAGGTTTTGTGTAATCGTGCAGAATGTGTGAAGAAGCAGTGGCTTGCAGAcagtggaaaaaaacaaacggtGGATACAGAGAAGGTATggatgcatatataattgtCCACTCTATCAAGTGATAGATTAGTGTACGAAGTGTATGCGCATGCACTATTGTATATGTTTTTCATGGgatgaataaatatacatacatatatacatatacatatatacatacatatgtacgttcatatatacgtatatatatgtatatgtatatatatattacttcaatTGTAGAATGAAATGTGGACCGAAGTCGAAAAGGAATTCACCAACCTTGACAGCGCCCTGTCTACCAATGGGGTCACCGACACCGACATAGACAATCTGTGCAATGAGGTTAAATGTACCAACGATGGTAATGCAGAGCATTGTGTAAGCAAAGCAACATGCAAACTTATTGTTAAAGAATTGAAGAACATACATACAATTCAGGAAAGTAGTTCTGATACGGGGCCACGCAAATTGAATGACCGAATATTTCGTTCTACCATGCGTTGTGTAGCACTCAATGCATTGATATACCAATTAAAGGAACAGGCAAAACAGGGTGGTTATGGTTGTGCTGTacaggaaggaataaataaGGCCTTTGATGCAGGGAAGCTGAAGAATAATCGCGAAAAGTGGTGTAATAAGAATGGTAAAGGGGATGGGAATGAGAAGGGTTCATGTGAGGAATGTGGAAAGGACCATGAGTGCATCAGTATTGAAGTGGGGGGAAAGAAGCTATGGACCGAAGTGTGGGGTATTTTGAAGAccaccaacatacaaccaacattatCCACAATAAATGATAAAGCCACTTTATGTGATCGTCTACACTGTGCTCTAGACCACTGGAAGACAACAACAAAAGCAGGACAGGCATCAGCAGGCAACGACGTAAGGAAACAAATGTACTTGTGTAcatagacatgtacatatgtacacatacatatagacatatacatatatgtacatacgtatgtatgtgtaaagagacatgtacatatatacatacacatatacatatatatatatatatatacatatacataagtatatacatatacatatatatatacatatgtacatatatatatacatacatatacatatgtatatggacatatgtacacccatatacacttacatatatacatatgtacttatatacatatacatatatgtgtatgtatatacgtatacgtatgtatgtatacatatgtatatacatatgtgtatatatgcatatgcatttatgcatatgcacatatatatatatatatatattaccacTTATATAGGAAGAATTTTGGAAAGAGAATGGCCCCATGAGGACATTGTGGAATGAATTAGcagagaaaatgaaggagaatgGCGGATCAGGGAATGGACAATGTGATCAATTGACAACTCATTCTGaaaagacggcatgcaagtatttgcatgccggcttcacCGAACTGTACAATCcgtcgtcgtcgtcgtcaGACGACGACGGCAACATCCTATCTACGAAacacccatcgtt is a genomic window containing:
- a CDS encoding SICAvar, type I — translated: MTVQQSSGSTSMLGEWLKVLVENNGNNQITAGNFKEKLRKNLEDEFDELGKWLEAQESWEIGRMCDEDGTFSRVDKERLQGKKSGKVQTMWSAYLPVICNGIAEIRYFMAGVKTQRTGANADSDITPKIEHLTDDNAYARCIVGMLALSEIYGDHCHLDKVIQDVSSKVERKLRETHKGASENLDKCKEITDTALMFGRALLQDKIRRWRDEYRTKGGSGSQWRLQKLWVKRNVRCKAGNSEPQRRKIYLEQNKSELTKFLNLNDDAKDGTGMPAIADILADSDGKYNLPDGKLNTILAPLVNNAGTGQSSNVDDLIKSAIEDIKIATDVQLGKPCDDSDFCARLKCVKEKWEKNNQIVQAGAVQSGNFWDIYVKGKVGELFIDTTTSNGGTVGANCDTTAGLDTANKEACKHITALLNKMYKTTNGPNKYSDQIIQCLLLKAYAKKLKEEAKSKGYCDIGSGLQKAFNESSAIMNTSGECGNANANNCFECSWNDNDGLDQCTIRNGNGENDQVKNKVDQLLEDNNQTKQEQIQKTVTEMHNKNNFCERLKCVTERWWKDEENGGKNGSPVNWEQVWTEVQKDVVQPLGSAMYDSQNSSLDNHCSTQDYNNKEVCLLFGAGLRHLYRNTKDNGNPAEASFKRTMMCAALNVYADQLIEKSNDKCPIGEDTIKKMFTVGNNQKTEWCKTGGNNNDCFECKREAKLNCPINSDKVETKLKDMFDKEETGLKKSLDNICGGQCEDTEVLCNRAECVKKQWLADSGKKQTVDTEKNEMWTEVEKEFTNLDSALSTNGVTDTDIDNLCNEVKCTNDGNAEHCVSKATCKLIVKELKNIHTIQESSSDTGPRKLNDRIFRSTMRCVALNALIYQLKEQAKQGGYGCAVQEGINKAFDAGKLKNNREKWCNKNGKGDGNEKGSCEECGKDHECISIEVGGKKLWTEVWGILKTTNIQPTLSTINDKATLCDRLHCALDHWKTTTKAGQASAGNDEEFWKENGPMRTLWNELAEKMKENGGSGNGQCDQLTTHSEKTACKYLHAGFTELYNPSSSSSDDDGNILSTKHPSFRQTMGCFLLHAYAKHMKDKAVCNIDKGIEKAFELGEKLSSSTACNGGASGKGPCVPCQWNEKDKLDGCLGAINIKGTTPAETAKKKVEKIVTDESDNNISTMLSNINKRDKLCDHMKCIASHLNSSTGQKQSGTTADEFWKEETGELHKLWKELADAMKDTNGKTDQNGCDKMNDNGTAGAKTRPATDPEKRACQHLTLGFTKLESIAASNGAAYPTLKKDPSFVRTMGCILLHYYAKQMEKKSTCVINAGIEKAFKAWNDNKSNCNGNGKEPCVPCQWQEADYESCEINVNGTKENAKDKLIQVQDKITETSNTTLTEINKMDKLCDYIKCAAPNWFKQYATTQNGTNKKTWCDFWEQGVKTTLQTMFKEIGTQGQSSATNPNAVCNKFGDGNPQSVERKACNHITAGLEHIKKITSSTSSTNGSGNQLLDGAVGCIALNMYATKIKEQTDKVCPIDENKIKAMFDKWNQENNKISSSSSSCNAVGGGSYNICFKCQREEISADCQLSVEDALVGKNQSGNCNKDKTDAVKVQTQMKKLLNEDQSNINTKIKSTLTTITNMSSSFCTQLQCAAKKYHAKNNGGQSSDVSWNALKTDIGKELAQLLEQMMQSKNQAKVADFCKDNNWYTLGHKQSKTNKAACLLFAAGLQHIYSPKKDRFSGPSFGQTMGCLFLKKYAEQLQKMAEEKRKGQSWVHPLCSIKEGINHAFGKSDDIMRNVLTQCKNGTNGISCFECKIDQDYDDCSIGKENVNTKVEPLLKEKSDSMQQTLENTICPILPTDLLTPFLPLAPVSIGLSVMAYYLWKYFGPLGKGGPRFRRSPGEIPGPSVQEQVLDHVEEAGPHEYRLVKERKPRSAPTRTKRSGSVNRRTIIEIHFEVLDECQKGDTQLNQKDFLELLVKEFMGSELMEEEQVSKEEVLMEGVPLEQVPIEEVPMERVPNLGSGFMV